From Amycolatopsis sp. WQ 127309:
CCGCGCCTGAGCTACTTGAGGAGCTTGCGCACCAGCAGGGCGAGCACCAGGACACCCGCACCGATCAGCGGGTACTTGACCTTGGGGTTGTCCAGCTTGGCGCGCACGCCGTTCTTGGCCGCGTCCGCGAGCTTCTTCGGGTCGGCCTTGACGGTCAGCTGGTCGAGCGTCGCCGCCAGGGCGGTTCGAGCCTGCTCGATCTCACGCTCGATCGTCTCGGGATCGCGGGCCACGGGTCCTCCTCGCCGCAAGGGACTGCTGGTGGCCAACGTTAGCTGGCCCGCCCCCGGAACCCCGCACCGGCCACGGCCCGGCGTGGCGAAGGCCGCAGCACGCTACGCTTCCGGATGCGCAGGGCCCGTAGCCCAATTGGCAGAGGCACACGGTTTAGGTCCGTGCCAGTGAGAGTTCGAGTCTCTCCGGGCCCACTCGAATCCCCTGAGCAGCAACGACACCCTGCGGCGCCGAGCACCTGGAACGCCGCGTACAGCAGAAGTACGGCTTCCGGTCCCTCCGGGCCCACCTCGGTTCGCTTCCGCCGACCGAGGACTTCGCGGCACACTCGCCCATCATTCGACGAGGACCACGAGGCGTATCCGGCGAACATCGCCGAAGGCATCCCCGATCCGGCGATCTTCGCCCTGCTCCCCTGAAGCTCAGCCGAGCGTGACGTGCGGTGCCAGCGCCCGCAGGAAGTCCGGGGCGTCGAACAGCTCGCCCGCCGAGGCGACGCCCTTCGCCTTGGTGCGGCCCGTCAGGATCCGCTCCACCGCCTCCACCGCGAGCGGCGCCGTGACCGCGTAGATGTCCCGGCCCCGCGCCACCATCCGGCGCTCCTCGCCACCAGACCGCACCACGACATCGACCACGAACGTCTCCGGGGCCCCCGACCGCTCCTGCGCCGCCGACAGGCCCTCGGCCGCCACCGACGTCATGTACGTCGTCACCGACGGGACCTTCAGGTGGCTGGGGATCGTCACGACGTCGGCCATCGTGAACTCGCCGAGCACCGGCTGTGCGCCCAGCGGCTCGGGGAACGGCCACGACAGCTTCGGCAGCGCGTCGTCGTGGTGCTCCAGGCGACCGTCCGCGAACCGGATGCGCTTGCCGCCCCGTCGCGTGTGGGAGACGCGGCCTGCGGCGAGCGTTCCCGCCGTCGGGTGCCAGCCGCTCAGGCCGTACGCGACGTGGATCTCGTCCGCGCCCGTCCAGTCGCCCATCGCCGCCGTGGCCAGCAGGTCGCCGAGACCGCCGTAGAAGGCCATCGCCGGGACGACCACGGTGTCCGCGTCCGCGAAGCGCGCGAAGGTGTCGAGGTTGGCCTCCAGCTCGGCCGCGACGTCCACGTACGGCACGCCCGCCCGCTGCGCCGCCTCGATCACCGGGGCGGCCGTCTCGGCGAAGGGTCCTGCGGTGTTGATCACCGCGGCCACGCCCGCCAGCGCGCGGTCGAGCGACGCCGGGTCGTCGACCGACGCCGGCCGGCCGCCGGGCAGGCGCGCCGCGTCGCGGCCGGAGAGGATCGGCTCGAAGCCGCGTTCGCGCAGCTCGGCCACCACGAAACGGCCGGTGTGCCCGTAGGCGCCGTAAACCAGTACCGATGTCATGCAGCCATCCTGACGAGCGCCGCGCCGCGCTGACAGTGTCCGGAACGCCATCCTGCGTACAATTCCGGACATGAAGACTGTGGCGCTGGCCGCGACCGACGGGATGCTGTCCTTCGAGCTGGCCATCGCGTCGGAGGTCTTCGGCGAGAACCCGCGGTACGACTTCGCCGTCTGCGGCTCGGCGCCCGTGCTGGTCGGCCGGTTCCGGCTGGAGCCGGAGCACGGGTTCGACCGGCTGGCGCGCGCCGACACGGTCCTCGTGCCGGGCTGGGCGGACGTCGACGTCGACCCGCCTGCCGACCTGCTCGACGCCGTGCGCGAGGCCCACGCGCGGGGCGCGCGGGTGGCGTCCCTCTGCACCGGCGCGTTCGTGCTGGCCGCCGCCGGCCTGCTCGACGGCCTGCGCGCGACGACCCACTGGGCCCACACCGGCGTGCTGGCCGAGCGCTACCCGGCGGTGACCGTCGACCCGGACGTGCTCTACGTCGACAACGGCAGCGTCCTGACGTCGGCGGGCAAGGCCGCGGCGATGGACCTGTGCCTGCACCTGGTCCGCACCGACCACGGCTCGGCCGTCGCCAACACGATCGCCCGCCGCCTGGTCGTGCCGCCGCACCGCGACGGCGGCCAGGCCCAGTTCGTCCCGGCCCCGGTGCCCGCCCGGGACGACCACCCGCTCACCGAGCTGCTCCCCTGGGCGGCCGAGCGCCTGGACCGGCCGCTGTCGGTGGACGACCTGGCGCGGCGGGCCACCATGAGCACCCGCACGCTGACCCGCCACTTCCGGACGGTCACCGGCACGACCCCGTTGCAGTGGCTGCTGACCCAGCGCATCCGCCGCGCGCAGGAGCTGCTGGAGACGTCGAAGAGCAGCGTCGACGCCATCGCGGAGGCGGTCGGCATGGGCACGGCCACGACGTTGCGCCGGCACTTCCACCGCACGGTCGGCGTGGCCCCGGACGCCTACCGCCGGACGTTCCGCGGTCAGTAGCGGACGTCGCTCTGCAGCAGGGGCGGGTAGACCGCCGACGGCTCGCCGTCGACCGTCGTGCCCGCGAACTGCAGCATCGCGCGCTGGGCGCCGCGCATCGGGGCCGGGTAGTCGAGCGTCGGCGCCGAGACGTCGTCCAGCCGGGCGAGCTGGTCCGCCGAAAGCGCGATCTCCAGCGCCGCGAGGTTGCCGCTCAGGTGCTCCAGGCGGCGGGCGCCGACGATCGGGACGACCGTGCCCGGGCGGGCGCGCAGCCAGGCCAGGGCCACCGCGGCGGACGTCGTGCCCAGCTCGCCGGCGATCGCCGCGACGGCCTCGACGACGTCGAACTCCGCTTCGCTCGGGCCGCCGACGTACGCCGTGCGGGCCGACTCGGGGGTGCCGGCGCCGCGGCGGTACTTGCCGGACAGGAAGCCGTTCTTCAGCGGGCTCCACGGCGTCAGCGCGATCCCCTGGTCGAGCGCGAACGGGGCGAGCTCGCCCTCGACGGTGCGGGCCAGCAGCGAGTACTCGACCTGCAGCGCGATCAGCGGCGTCCAGCCCCGCAGCTGCGCGGTCGTCTGGGCCTGCGCGGTGACCCACGCCGGGGTGTTGGAGAAGCCGACGTAGCGGATCTTGCCCGCGCGGACCAGGTCGTCGAGGGTCCGCAGGGTCTCCTCGATCGGGGTGTTGCGGTCCCAGTTGTGCAGCCAGTACAGGTCGAGGTAGTCGGTCCGCAGGCGGCGCAAGGTCTGGTCGAGCTGGGCGATGATCGACGCGCGGCCCGCGCCGCCGCCGTTCGGGTCGCCGGGGAACATGTTGCCGAAGAACTTGGACGCCAGCACGACGTGCTGGCGGCGCCCGGGCCGCGCGGCGAAGAAGTCGCCGAGGATCTTCTCCGAGTGGCCGTTGGTGTAGAAGTTGGCCGTGTCGACGAAGTTCCCGCCCAGGTCCAGGTACGACGCGAGGATCTTCTCGGACTCCTCGACGCTGCAGCCGGCGCCGCCCGGGTCCTCGCCGAAGGTCATCGCACCGAGCGCGAACGGGCTGACGCGCAGACCGGACCGGCCGAGGGTGACGTAGTGGTCGAGTGACATGAAACGCTCCTTGCGTGTCGGATTGCCTGCCACCAGGAAACGCGAATCACCAGCTCAGCGGTAGATCGATCCACGCGACCTCTTGCACGATCCTGCCGACCTTGGTTCCCTTGAGACATGCTGCTCGCCGAGATCCGCGACCTCATCGCGGCGCACGCCCACGCGGACCTGCGCACCCGCGTGCCGGGCCTGCTGCTGTCCGAAGTGGACTCCGCGGAGCCGCACCATTCGCTGACGGAGCCGCTGCTGGTCGTCATGGCGCAGGGCGGCAAGCGGTTGCTCCTGGGCGAGCAGGTGCACGAGTACACGGCCGGGCAGTACCTCCTGGTCACCACGGACCTGCCGGTGACCGGCCACTTCGTGGGCGCGTCGCCGCGGACGCCGGCGTTGGGCATGGGCTTGACCCTGCGGCCCGCGGCCATCGCGCCGCTGCTGCTGGAGACACCGCCGACGCGCTCGCGCGACACGTCGCCGATCGCGATCGGCGACGCCGGCGTCGACCTGCTGGACGCCACCGCGCGGCTGCTGCGCCTGCTCGACCACCCGGCGGACGCGCCGGTGCTCGCGCCGCTGATCGAGCGCGAGATCCTGTGGCGGCTGCTCACCGGCCCGCACGGCGGCCTGCTGCGCCAGATCGGCCTGGCCGACAGCAGCCTGTCGCACGTCAGCCGGGCGATCCGCTGGATCCGCGGCAACTACGCCGAGCCGATGCGCGTCGACGAGCTGGCGCGGCTGACCGGCATGAGCCCGTCGGCGTTCCACCGCCACTTCCGCGCGGTGACGGCGATGAGCCCGCTGCAGTTCCAGAAGCGCATCCGCTTGCAGGAAGCGCGGTCCCTGCTGGTCGCCGGCGCGGGCGACATCGCCGGGGTGGGGCACCTCGTGGGGTACGACAGCCCGTCGCAGTTCAACCGCGAGTACCGGCGGTTGTTCGGGGCGCCGCCCGGTCAGGACGCGGCGCGCCTGCGCGAGGCCGCGGCGCCGGCGGCGCAACTGCCCTGACCGCCGATCCGTTCAAGACCGCCGGCCGCGCCGGTGCGACCCTGAACCGGTGACTGCGAACCTCTCCGCGGCGGCGTCCTTCCTGGCCACGCACGCCCGTCTCCTCGACCGCCGCCGCTTCGAACTGCTTCTCGGTGAGACCGACGCCGCCGCCGTGCTCGCCGCCGTCGACGGCTATCGCAATCCCGACGGCGGCTACGGCTGGGGCCTCGAACCGGACCTGCGCGCCCCGGAAAGCCAGCCCGGCGGCGCCCTGCACGCGTTCGAGGTGTTCGAAGACATCGCCCCGGACACCGCGCCGCACGCGGCGAAGCTCTGCGACTGGCTGGCCGGCGCGTCCCGCCCCGACGGTGGCCTGCCCTTCGCGCTGCCGGTGGCCGACCCGGCGGGCTGCGCGCCGTTCTGGGTCCAGGCCGATCCCGACGAAGCCACCTTGCAGAGCACGGCGTTCGCGGCCGCCGTCGCGCT
This genomic window contains:
- a CDS encoding DUF3618 domain-containing protein is translated as MARDPETIEREIEQARTALAATLDQLTVKADPKKLADAAKNGVRAKLDNPKVKYPLIGAGVLVLALLVRKLLK
- a CDS encoding NAD(P)H-binding protein, which produces MTSVLVYGAYGHTGRFVVAELRERGFEPILSGRDAARLPGGRPASVDDPASLDRALAGVAAVINTAGPFAETAAPVIEAAQRAGVPYVDVAAELEANLDTFARFADADTVVVPAMAFYGGLGDLLATAAMGDWTGADEIHVAYGLSGWHPTAGTLAAGRVSHTRRGGKRIRFADGRLEHHDDALPKLSWPFPEPLGAQPVLGEFTMADVVTIPSHLKVPSVTTYMTSVAAEGLSAAQERSGAPETFVVDVVVRSGGEERRMVARGRDIYAVTAPLAVEAVERILTGRTKAKGVASAGELFDAPDFLRALAPHVTLG
- a CDS encoding helix-turn-helix domain-containing protein, producing MKTVALAATDGMLSFELAIASEVFGENPRYDFAVCGSAPVLVGRFRLEPEHGFDRLARADTVLVPGWADVDVDPPADLLDAVREAHARGARVASLCTGAFVLAAAGLLDGLRATTHWAHTGVLAERYPAVTVDPDVLYVDNGSVLTSAGKAAAMDLCLHLVRTDHGSAVANTIARRLVVPPHRDGGQAQFVPAPVPARDDHPLTELLPWAAERLDRPLSVDDLARRATMSTRTLTRHFRTVTGTTPLQWLLTQRIRRAQELLETSKSSVDAIAEAVGMGTATTLRRHFHRTVGVAPDAYRRTFRGQ
- a CDS encoding aldo/keto reductase, yielding MSLDHYVTLGRSGLRVSPFALGAMTFGEDPGGAGCSVEESEKILASYLDLGGNFVDTANFYTNGHSEKILGDFFAARPGRRQHVVLASKFFGNMFPGDPNGGGAGRASIIAQLDQTLRRLRTDYLDLYWLHNWDRNTPIEETLRTLDDLVRAGKIRYVGFSNTPAWVTAQAQTTAQLRGWTPLIALQVEYSLLARTVEGELAPFALDQGIALTPWSPLKNGFLSGKYRRGAGTPESARTAYVGGPSEAEFDVVEAVAAIAGELGTTSAAVALAWLRARPGTVVPIVGARRLEHLSGNLAALEIALSADQLARLDDVSAPTLDYPAPMRGAQRAMLQFAGTTVDGEPSAVYPPLLQSDVRY
- a CDS encoding AraC family transcriptional regulator N-terminal domain-containing protein, which codes for MLAEIRDLIAAHAHADLRTRVPGLLLSEVDSAEPHHSLTEPLLVVMAQGGKRLLLGEQVHEYTAGQYLLVTTDLPVTGHFVGASPRTPALGMGLTLRPAAIAPLLLETPPTRSRDTSPIAIGDAGVDLLDATARLLRLLDHPADAPVLAPLIEREILWRLLTGPHGGLLRQIGLADSSLSHVSRAIRWIRGNYAEPMRVDELARLTGMSPSAFHRHFRAVTAMSPLQFQKRIRLQEARSLLVAGAGDIAGVGHLVGYDSPSQFNREYRRLFGAPPGQDAARLREAAAPAAQLP